One window of Triticum dicoccoides isolate Atlit2015 ecotype Zavitan chromosome 5A, WEW_v2.0, whole genome shotgun sequence genomic DNA carries:
- the LOC119298805 gene encoding enolase-like, whose translation MAATIQSVKARQIFDSRGNPTVEVDVCCSDGTFARAAVPSGASTGVYEALELRDGGSDYLGKGVSKAVDNVNSIIAPALIGKDPTAQTELDNYMVQQLDGTKNEWGWCKQKLGANAILAVSLAVCKAGASVKKIPLYKHIANLAGNKQLVLPVPAFNVVNGGSHAGNKLAMQEFMILPTGAASFKEAMKMGVEVYHNLKSVIKKKYGQDATNVGDEGGFAPNIQENKEGLELLKTAIEKAGYTGKVVIGMDVAASEFYNDKDKTYDLNFKEENNDGSQKISGDSLKNVYKSFVSEYPIVSIEDPFDQDDWVHYAKMTEECGVEVQIVGDDLLVTNPTRVAKAIKEKSCNALLLKVNQIGSVTESIEAVKMSKHAGWGVMTSHRSGETEDTFIADLAVGLSTGQIKTGAPCRSERLAKYNQLLRIEEELGAAAVYAGLKFRAPVEPY comes from the exons ATGGCCGCCACGATCCAGTCCGTGAAGGCCCGCCAGATCTTCGACAGCCGCGGCAACCCCACCGTCGAG GTTGATGTGTGCTGCTCAGATGGAACCTTCGCCAGGGCCGCTGTTCCCAGCGGTGCATCAACTG GTGTTTATGAAGCTTTGGAACTGAGGGATGGTGGATCTGACTACTTGGGAAAGGGTGTATCCAAG GCTGTTGACAATGTGAACTCGATTATCGCGCCAGCTTTGATTGGCAAG GACCCTACAGCTCAAACTGAGCTCGACAACTATATGGTTCAGCAGCTTGATGGAACCAAAAACGAATGGGGTTGGTGCAAGCAGAAG CTTGGTGCTAATGCAATCCTGGCTGTGTCACTAGCTGTTTGCAAAGCTGGAGCCAGCGTCAAGAAGATTCCGCTGTACAAG CACATTGCCAACCTTGCTGGCAACAAGCAATTGGTTTTGCCTGTTCCTGCATTCAATGTCGTCAATGGTGGATCCCATGCTGGAAACAAGCTTGCTATGCAG GAGTTCATGATCCTTCCTACTGGAGCTGCCTCATTCAAGGAGGCAATGAAGATGGGCGTTGAAGTGTACCACAACTTGAAG TCTGTTATCAAGAAGAAGTATGGACAAGATGCCACCAATGTTGGAGATGAAGGTGGTTTTGCTCCTAACATTCAG GAGAACAAGGAGGGCCTTGAGCTCTTGAAGACTGCAATTGAAAAGGCTGGATACACCGGCAAG GTTGTCATTGGAATGGATGTTGCTGCTTCAGAGTTCTACAATGACAAGGACAAAACCTATGACCTCAACTTCAAGGAAGAG AACAACGATGGTTCCCAGAAGATATCTGGAGATAGCCTGAAGAATGTATACAAGTCATTCGTGAGCGAGTACCCCATTGTGTCGATTGAGGACCCATTTGACCAGGATGACTGGGTGCACTATGCTAAGATGACTGAAGAATGTGGAGTGGAAGTTCAGATTGTTGGTGATGACCTTCTAGTCACCAACCCAACC agaGTTGCAAAGGCAATCAAGGAGAAGTCATGCAATGCTCTTCTGCTGAAG GTTAACCAAATTGGATCCGTCACTGAGAGTATCGAGGCCGTGAAGATGTCAAAACATGCTGGTTGGGGTGTGATGACCAGTCACAGGAG TGGTGAGACTGAGGACACATTCATTGCTGATTTGGCTGTCGGTTTGTCCACG GGTCAGATCAAGACTGGGGCTCCCTGCCGCTCAGAGCGGCTTGCCAAGTACAACCAG CTTCTGAGGATCGAGGAGGAGCTGGGCGCTGCCGCTGTGTATGCCGGCCTCAAGTTCCGCGCACCGGTGGAGCCATACTAG